The following proteins are co-located in the Carassius carassius chromosome 39, fCarCar2.1, whole genome shotgun sequence genome:
- the LOC132121464 gene encoding rho guanine nucleotide exchange factor 15-like, with translation MSSQESPHLPSKPEVKQRPPIPTKPSNNTSDMSPVEGATSQNSGNVKKIVNKFSHPETKIPSGDTAKSTSIEVRQQRAPAIKPRLKLRGSSLASDGKAPPLPPKTRQNHSGQKDEVDSQERQEGALSDVDGGRSAPDGKEGGKLREEQDSSPLPEPQCEKNCCCICHLQRPGMKLVWVPISELDDDEDKDEEIEYSDTEDQNKSGEGDNEDKSNKEPDSLSESIAEDENKKEELQVKKGKFQETRKLIEQQLRRKSDPGPPTLIASVVPFPQTPLNVPKDQSLEEPEESIYDISLEVVIPPRPQKKPDTASKDSPPAIPPRMPLDYRGSPRIILPQPLARPASPLLPPKKCSPPASPRPQRAPPAPPAKTYENGRRLSSYSLKSIDENDSAGADGEKCGSTEKSRPPRAFPHLQQSVDSEAGTSEELYQFYTETFIHKEIRRTVCRNISKTSMDFQMDPHNTSSPEKGEKPRSSSVPNLKQGNLWREQAAVRDSGVLQTLSSEECKYQESMFEVITSEMSYQRSLRVITDHFMESSDLNDTLINMDKKTLFSNILRIQEVSERFLKDLEERVDESIIISDICDIIHYHAQHHFPAYIDYVRNQIYQEKTYSNLMQTNTQFATVITRLQESPICQRLPFMSFMLLPFQRITRIKMLIENILKRTAVGTDKEQTASKALDSVSKIIEECNTQVGKMKQMEELIQINGMLEFDKLKALPIISQTRFLEKRGELQEVNRGGTFLNLRPKFSPVYLFLFNDLLVIASKKSSERYVVLDHAHRSLVQVQPFGEDTAVPNMEHSFCLTLLENHQGRQMERVLKAPTQSDLHRWLAAFPNPDKPHNDQEEVIYEDWDCPQVQCVEQYVANQADELNLEPTEIINVVRKTNEGWCEGIRLSDGQKGWFPEANVLEITNEHVRRRNLRERYRVIQAAGIVARTQSMP, from the exons ATGTCTTCTCAAGAGTCTCCGCATCTGCCTTCAAAACCTGAGGTCAAACAAAGACCCCCGATTCCCACTAAGCCATCTAATAATACCTCAGACATGTCACCTGTGGAAGGTGCAACCTCACAGAACTCTGGGAATGTCAAAAAGATAGTCAACAAATTCAGCCACCCAGAGACTAAGATTCCAAGTGGAGATACAGCAAAGAGCACCAGCATAGAAGTGAGACAACAAAGAGCTCCTGCAATAAAGCCCAGACTCAAATTGAGAGGTTCTTCCCTCGCCAGCGATGGCAAGGCACCTCCTCTGCCTCCAAAAACCAGACAAAATCACAGTGGACAGAAAGACGAGGTGGACAGCCAAGAGAGACAAGAAGGAGCTTTGAGTGATGTTGATGGAGGCCGCTCAG CTCCTGATGGAAAAGAAGGCGGCAAACTGCGAGAAGAGCAGGATTCCAGCCCTCTTCCAGAGCCTCAGTGTGAGAAGAACTGCTGCTGTATATGTCACCTGCAGAGGCCTGGCATGAAGCTCGTATGGGTGCCAATAAGCGAGCTGGATGATGACGAGGATAAGGATGAGGAGATTGAATACAGTGACACGGAGGATCAGAACAAAAGCGGAGAGGGAGATAATGAAGACAAGTCAAATAAGGAGCCTGATTCTTTAAGCGAGTCAATAGCTGAAGATGAGAACAAGAAGGAGGAACTGCAAGTTAAAAAAGGCAAGTTTCAGGAAACTCGAAAACTTATAGAGCAGCAGCTGAGGAGGAAATCAGATCCTGGACCTCCAACGTTGATCGCCTCTGTTGTCCCATTTCCTCAGACTCCTTTAAACGTCCCCAAAGACCAGTCTTTGGAGGAGCCAGAGGAGTCCATCTACGATATTAGCCTGGAGGTGGTCATTCCACCAAGACCTCAGAAAAAGCCGGACACTGCAAGCAAGGACTCACCTCCGGCCATTCCTCCAAGGATGCCTTTAGATTACAGAGGTTCACCTCGCATCATTCTACCTCAGCCTCTAGCACGCCCTGCCTCCCCTCTGCTTCCCCCTAAAAAGTGCAGCCCACCTGCCAGTCCCCGACCACAAAGAGCTCCACCAGCACCGCCGGCCAAGACCTATGAGAACGGAAGACGTCTCAGCAGTTATTCTCTCAAATCTATAG ATGAGAATGACAGTGCTGGGGCTGATGGGGAAAAATGTGGATCCACTGAGAA GTCTAGACCTCCACGAGCCTTTCCACATCTTCAACAGTCTGTTGACTCGGAAGCTGGGACGTCTGAgg AGCTGTATCAGTTCTACACAGAAACATTTATACACAAGGAGATCAGGAGGACAGTATGTCGCAACATCAGTAAAACCAGCATGGACTTCCAGATGGACCCACACAATACATCCAGCCCAGAGAAAGGAGAAAAACCCAGATCCAGTAGTGTTCCAAATCTCAAGCAGGGCAATTTATGGCGGGAGCAGGCAGCAGTACGAGACAGTGGTGTCTTGCAGACCCTAAGTTCAGAGGAGTGCAAGTACCAAGAG AGCATGTTCGAGGTGATTACATCAGAAATGTCGTACCAGCGCTCTCTGCGTGTGATAACAGATCATTTTATGGAGTCAAGTGACTTGAATGACACTCTTATTAACATGGACAAAAAAACCCTTTTCTCGAACATTCTGCGCATCCAAGAGGTCAGCGAGAG GTTTCTAAAGGACCTAGAGGAGCGTGTAGATGAGAGCATCATCATTTCTGACATCTGTGACATCATCCACTATCATGCCCAGCATCATTTCCCTGCGTATATCGACTATGTTCGAAACCAGATTTATCAGGAAAAGACCTACAGTAATCTCAT GCAAACTAACACTCAGTTTGCAACCGTAATCACCCGACTCCAGGAGTCGCCCATCTGTCAACGACTGCCCTTCATGTCCTTCATGCTGCTGCCCTTCCAGAGAATCACACGCATTAAAATGCTCATCGAG AACATCCTAAAGAGAACAGCCGTCGGGACGGATAAGGAACAAACCGCATCTAAAGCTCTGGACTCTGTGTCCAAG ATCATTGAAGAATGCAATACTCAGGTTGGAAAAATGAAGCAGATGGAGGAACTGATTCAGATTAATGGCATGCTGGAGTTCGACAAACTAAAG GCGTTGCCGATTATCTCTCAAACACGTTTTTTGGAGAAACGAGGAGAGCTGCAGGAAGTAAACAGAGGAGGAACGTTCTTGAACCTCCGCCCCAAATTCAGCCCCGTCTACCTCTTCCTCTTCAATGACCTGCTTGTCATTGCCAGCAAGAAAAG TTCTGAGCGGTATGTAGTCCTTGATCATGCCCATCGCTCCCTGGTCCAGGTGCAGCCCTTTGGGGAGGACACAGCTGTCCCAAACATGGAGCACAGCTTCTGTCTGACCCTGCTGGAGAATCATCAGGGACGCCAGATGGAGAGAGTTTTGAAAGCTCCTACACA ATCGGACCTGCATAGGTGGTTGGCAGCATTCCCCAATCCTGACAAACCCCACAATGATCAAGAAGAAGTCATATATGAAGACTGGG atTGCCCTCAGGTGCAGTGTGTGGAACAGTATGTGGCAAACCAAGCAGATGAATTAAATCTGGAGCCAACGGAGATCATTAACGTCGTGCGCAAAACCAACGAAG